A genome region from Alicyclobacillus acidocaldarius subsp. acidocaldarius DSM 446 includes the following:
- a CDS encoding bifunctional 5,10-methylenetetrahydrofolate dehydrogenase/5,10-methenyltetrahydrofolate cyclohydrolase, with the protein MAQRLDGRRAAERVQEELKRRVEELASRGILPKLVMLVSEADEVSLGHVRRKARFARGAGLVAEIRTFRAAEGPDALRSAIDRLNEDDEVDAILVQLPLPAGWDEGEILRRVRPDKDVDGLHPENLGQMAYGLPRVWPCTARGVGELLHQHEIGVHGKVACVIGRSPLVGWPIAQWFMAHGATVVQCHRQTPSVAVWTRQADIVVSAAGAPGLVGAEEVRPGAVVIDVGLTYTADGPRGDVDPGVRERASWLTPVPGGVGPMTVAMVAQNAFDLCAMRRGGGRG; encoded by the coding sequence ATGGCGCAGCGGTTGGACGGGAGACGAGCGGCCGAGCGCGTTCAGGAAGAGCTCAAACGGCGCGTCGAAGAGCTCGCCTCGCGCGGCATCTTGCCGAAGCTCGTGATGTTGGTCTCCGAGGCGGACGAGGTATCGCTCGGGCACGTGCGGCGAAAGGCTCGCTTCGCACGTGGGGCCGGGCTTGTTGCCGAGATCCGCACCTTCCGAGCGGCAGAGGGTCCCGATGCACTCCGCTCGGCGATTGACCGCCTCAACGAGGACGACGAGGTGGATGCCATACTGGTTCAACTTCCGCTTCCGGCGGGGTGGGACGAGGGAGAGATCCTGAGGCGTGTGCGCCCGGATAAGGACGTGGACGGGCTTCATCCTGAGAATCTGGGCCAGATGGCGTATGGTCTCCCTCGCGTCTGGCCCTGCACGGCGCGGGGCGTCGGGGAACTTCTGCATCAGCATGAGATCGGCGTGCACGGCAAGGTGGCGTGCGTGATTGGACGCAGTCCGCTGGTGGGATGGCCCATCGCCCAGTGGTTCATGGCGCATGGCGCGACCGTGGTACAATGTCATCGGCAGACGCCGTCCGTCGCGGTGTGGACGCGGCAGGCGGACATCGTCGTGAGCGCGGCGGGCGCACCGGGTCTCGTTGGGGCCGAGGAGGTCCGGCCGGGCGCGGTCGTGATCGACGTGGGGCTGACGTACACCGCGGACGGCCCGCGAGGGGATGTCGATCCCGGCGTTAGGGAGCGCGCCTCGTGGCTCACACCGGTTCCGGGCGGCGTGGGTCCCATGACGGTTGCGATGGTGGCCCAAAACGCCTTCGATCTATGCGCCATGCGGCGAGGGGGAGGACGAGGATGA
- a CDS encoding NAD(P)/FAD-dependent oxidoreductase, with the protein MSENVQVQENVTDMLIIGGGPTGLFAAFYAGLRNCSCKIIDSLPRLGGQLAMLYPEKYIYDVAGFPKIRARDLVDQLIEQAMTFKPGVHLNESVERLVKREDGLFELHTNQSVHVGKAVIICAGIGAFTPRPLPAESAKHFEGRGVAYYIDKIDHYRGKRVLVIGGGDTAVDYALMLEEVADSVTLIHRRDGFRAHEDSVRKLFESRVHVKTFYELVDVQGGNWVEKAVIVNNQTKQHEELEVDAIVSGLGFHASLGPIKEWGLEIEKNDIVVNSKMETNIPGVYAAGDVVTYPGKLKLIATGFGEAPTAVNNAKTYIDPKAKLFPGHSTSMTNLGH; encoded by the coding sequence TTGTCGGAGAACGTGCAGGTTCAAGAGAATGTCACAGACATGTTGATCATCGGGGGTGGCCCGACCGGCCTTTTCGCGGCGTTTTATGCGGGGTTGCGCAACTGTTCTTGTAAAATTATTGATAGCTTGCCTCGATTAGGCGGACAACTTGCCATGCTGTACCCCGAAAAGTATATTTACGACGTCGCTGGATTTCCGAAAATTCGAGCGCGCGATCTCGTCGACCAGCTGATCGAGCAGGCGATGACGTTCAAGCCGGGCGTCCATTTGAACGAGTCCGTCGAGCGGCTCGTGAAGCGCGAAGATGGGTTGTTTGAACTGCATACCAATCAATCGGTGCACGTGGGCAAGGCGGTCATTATCTGCGCCGGCATCGGCGCCTTCACGCCGAGACCGCTTCCGGCGGAGTCCGCCAAGCACTTCGAGGGCCGCGGCGTGGCCTATTACATCGACAAGATCGACCACTATCGCGGCAAGCGGGTGCTCGTCATCGGCGGCGGCGACACGGCAGTGGACTATGCGCTGATGCTCGAGGAGGTCGCCGACTCGGTGACGCTCATCCATCGCCGAGACGGTTTCCGGGCGCACGAGGACAGCGTGCGCAAACTGTTCGAGTCTCGCGTGCACGTGAAGACGTTCTACGAGTTGGTGGACGTACAGGGTGGAAATTGGGTGGAAAAGGCCGTGATCGTCAACAACCAGACAAAGCAGCACGAAGAACTCGAAGTCGACGCCATCGTGAGTGGACTCGGGTTTCACGCTTCGCTTGGCCCCATCAAGGAGTGGGGGCTTGAAATCGAGAAGAACGACATTGTCGTGAATTCCAAGATGGAAACCAATATCCCTGGCGTGTACGCGGCGGGGGATGTCGTCACCTACCCGGGCAAGCTGAAGCTCATCGCGACGGGCTTTGGCGAAGCGCCGACGGCGGTCAACAACGCAAAGACCTACATCGATCCGAAGGCGAAGCTTTTCCCGGGTCACAGCACGAGCATGACGAACCTCGGGCATTGA
- a CDS encoding peptidase M22 yields MARETPLVLGVDTSNYTTSVCAVDAVHGRMVAEARRPLRVPRGERGLRQSEAAFQHVQNFPTVMAELLDRLMAEGVRPAWRRVAVSVRPRPWASSYMPVFQSGFAVAASLAHSLGVPLTRTSHQEGHLAAAEYFAPMPGAPFVAVHMSGGTCDVVIARRTPSGYAITRVGEALDLHPGQLVDRVGVALGLPFPAGPHLEQLARRCGTSPGELLLKAPVRGASMSFSGPLTAALRAVQAGAPAHEVARAVEACIARSVAKAVEYAVRHAQTARHVLIAGGVASNQFIQCTIRSRLERRVPGIHVAFAPPEFARDNALGVATIGYWRECAP; encoded by the coding sequence ATGGCGCGTGAAACGCCTCTCGTGCTTGGCGTGGATACGAGCAACTACACGACTTCCGTGTGCGCAGTGGACGCAGTCCATGGGCGGATGGTGGCCGAGGCGCGGAGACCGCTGCGCGTGCCGCGCGGAGAACGCGGCTTGCGCCAGAGCGAGGCCGCGTTTCAGCATGTGCAGAACTTCCCCACGGTGATGGCCGAGCTTTTGGACAGGCTGATGGCAGAGGGCGTGCGGCCCGCGTGGCGCCGCGTCGCCGTCTCTGTGCGGCCAAGGCCGTGGGCGTCTTCGTATATGCCGGTGTTTCAAAGCGGGTTCGCTGTGGCCGCGTCGTTGGCCCACAGCCTCGGCGTTCCGCTCACGCGAACCTCGCATCAGGAAGGCCATCTCGCCGCCGCGGAGTATTTCGCGCCGATGCCCGGCGCCCCATTTGTCGCCGTCCATATGTCGGGCGGCACGTGTGATGTCGTCATCGCGCGCCGCACACCGTCCGGGTATGCCATCACCCGCGTCGGAGAGGCGCTGGATCTTCATCCCGGTCAGTTGGTCGATCGCGTCGGTGTCGCGCTGGGACTCCCATTTCCGGCCGGGCCACACCTCGAACAACTCGCTCGGCGGTGCGGAACCTCCCCGGGCGAGTTGTTGCTGAAAGCACCGGTCCGCGGCGCGAGCATGAGCTTTTCGGGGCCGCTCACGGCGGCGCTGCGCGCCGTGCAGGCCGGTGCGCCAGCCCACGAGGTGGCGCGGGCCGTGGAGGCGTGCATCGCGCGCTCGGTCGCGAAAGCTGTCGAATATGCCGTTCGACATGCTCAAACCGCTCGGCACGTCCTCATCGCGGGCGGTGTGGCGTCGAACCAGTTTATCCAGTGCACCATCCGATCTCGCCTGGAGCGGCGCGTGCCCGGTATCCACGTGGCCTTTGCTCCACCGGAGTTCGCGAGGGACAACGCGCTCGGCGTGGCGACCATCGGCTACTGGCGCGAGTGCGCACCCTAA
- the nusB gene encoding transcription antitermination factor NusB: MTRHEARECALQALCVLDVQRDLGSAEAIASALAERGTDAGGDFTYIEELVDGTRRHLDEIDELLARHMERWSPERIGRVERNVLRLATYELLFEPELPIASAIDEAVEIAKTFATEQSGRFVNGVLAKLLPAVADRRRADTREAGQEKRTASAAEPAREGVDDGA; the protein is encoded by the coding sequence TTGACCCGACATGAAGCGAGAGAGTGCGCGCTGCAGGCGCTGTGCGTGCTCGACGTCCAGCGCGATCTCGGCTCGGCGGAAGCGATAGCCTCCGCGTTGGCCGAACGCGGCACGGATGCCGGGGGAGACTTCACGTACATCGAGGAACTCGTCGATGGCACGCGCCGGCATCTGGACGAGATCGACGAGTTGCTTGCCCGGCACATGGAGCGCTGGTCGCCTGAACGCATCGGGCGCGTCGAGCGGAACGTTTTGCGCCTCGCCACTTACGAACTGCTGTTCGAGCCGGAACTGCCCATTGCCAGCGCCATCGACGAGGCCGTGGAGATTGCCAAAACGTTCGCCACGGAGCAATCCGGTCGCTTCGTGAACGGTGTGCTCGCGAAGCTTTTGCCCGCCGTGGCGGATCGGCGACGTGCGGATACGCGCGAGGCGGGGCAGGAGAAGCGGACAGCAAGCGCGGCCGAACCGGCGCGGGAGGGCGTCGACGATGGCGCGTGA
- a CDS encoding DUF2273 domain-containing protein, with product MNRLGRAWLWFRSRPRRYHGVAAGISFWILWMIFGFWRVLLLFVLAAIGYAGGRVWEENQSWRRILERLLTDR from the coding sequence ATGAACCGCCTTGGCAGAGCGTGGCTTTGGTTTCGGAGCCGTCCGCGCAGGTATCATGGGGTTGCCGCGGGGATCTCGTTTTGGATCCTGTGGATGATCTTCGGGTTCTGGCGTGTCCTGCTCCTCTTTGTACTCGCCGCCATTGGATACGCGGGAGGGCGCGTCTGGGAGGAAAATCAGTCCTGGCGGCGCATCCTGGAACGCCTGTTGACAGATCGATAG
- the amaP gene encoding alkaline shock response membrane anchor protein AmaP: protein MNFGDRFLLFLLSLVGLVLGVLLALLGAGVISVAWAASELAVQPWNMVCLVVGVVGALLSIRFLFYRSRRRGAGGPAESVLLAGDHGQIRISYETLRQLANRRGSQLKGAESFDSRVRQGHDGILIACRMQVLPDIDIAALSREAQAAVKEYVERTAGVKVERVIVHVTEIAPNGHVGKAWSGA, encoded by the coding sequence ATGAATTTCGGCGATCGATTCCTCTTGTTCCTGTTGTCGCTCGTGGGGCTCGTGCTGGGCGTGCTTCTCGCCCTGCTTGGCGCGGGCGTCATCTCGGTCGCGTGGGCCGCGAGTGAACTCGCGGTTCAGCCGTGGAACATGGTGTGCCTCGTGGTGGGCGTGGTCGGCGCGCTGTTGTCCATCCGCTTCCTGTTCTATCGCTCCCGCCGCCGCGGGGCGGGCGGCCCCGCCGAGTCCGTGCTTCTGGCGGGCGATCACGGCCAAATTCGCATCTCGTATGAGACCTTGCGTCAGCTGGCGAACCGCCGGGGTTCCCAGTTGAAAGGGGCCGAGTCGTTCGACTCCCGCGTGCGACAGGGACACGACGGCATTCTCATCGCCTGCCGGATGCAGGTGTTGCCCGACATCGACATTGCGGCGCTCAGCCGTGAAGCTCAAGCGGCTGTGAAGGAGTACGTCGAGCGGACGGCCGGGGTCAAGGTGGAACGCGTCATCGTCCACGTCACGGAAATTGCCCCGAACGGGCACGTTGGCAAGGCGTGGAGTGGCGCATGA
- a CDS encoding Asp23/Gls24 family envelope stress response protein, protein MADMEYELTERGSVHISDEVVQIIAGVATNEVDGVIGTSGSLAGGITESITGRKNMTRGVKVQYDEAARSCTIDVWVQLRFGVSIPEVGYQIQEHVKSSVESMTGLRVNAVHVHVVGVAFQTEAERAQDADQIGAALPGEERSTGGIG, encoded by the coding sequence ATGGCCGACATGGAGTACGAATTGACCGAGCGCGGTTCGGTGCACATTTCGGATGAAGTCGTGCAGATCATCGCAGGCGTCGCGACGAACGAGGTGGACGGCGTGATCGGCACCAGCGGCTCGCTGGCCGGAGGCATCACCGAGTCCATCACAGGAAGAAAAAATATGACGAGAGGCGTCAAGGTCCAGTATGACGAGGCGGCGCGCTCGTGCACCATCGACGTCTGGGTGCAGCTCCGGTTCGGCGTGAGCATTCCGGAGGTCGGGTACCAGATCCAGGAGCACGTGAAATCGTCCGTCGAGTCGATGACGGGCCTGCGCGTCAACGCAGTGCACGTACACGTGGTGGGCGTGGCCTTCCAGACGGAGGCGGAGCGCGCGCAGGATGCGGATCAGATTGGAGCAGCGCTCCCTGGGGAGGAGCGCTCGACAGGAGGGATTGGATGA
- the accC gene encoding acetyl-CoA carboxylase biotin carboxylase subunit, with amino-acid sequence MFKRVLVANRGEIAVRVIRACRELGIETVAVYSTADRDALHVRMADEAYCIGPAPAKMSYLNIPSVMSVATLCGVDAVHPGYGFLSENSDFAEACEACGITFIGPSPRAIELMGDKSTAKMTMRRAGVPTVPGSEGLVESLEEALAIANAIGYPLIIKATAGGGGRGIRVVRDEPELRKAYDQARREAEASFGNPGIYIEKYIERMRHVEIQILADRHGNVIHLGERDCSVQRRLQKLVEESPCPVMTEEKRQEMGDAAVRAARAVDYVGAGTVEFIYTPDGDFYFMEMNTRIQVEHPVTEWVTGVDLVREMILAAAGEPLSVKQEDIVLRGHAIECRINAEDPFRQFAPSPGTIRSYLAPSGPGVRVDSACYPGYTIPPYYDSMVAKLIVWAPTRDQAIARMLSALSEYEIEGIQTTIPFHMALLQNERFRKGDVSTRFLEENPIL; translated from the coding sequence ATGTTTAAGCGCGTGTTGGTCGCGAATCGCGGCGAGATCGCGGTCCGCGTGATCCGAGCATGCCGCGAACTGGGGATCGAGACGGTTGCCGTATATTCGACGGCGGACCGCGATGCGCTGCATGTGCGGATGGCGGACGAGGCGTACTGCATCGGGCCGGCGCCCGCCAAGATGAGCTACCTGAACATCCCCAGCGTGATGTCGGTGGCGACGCTGTGCGGGGTCGACGCGGTGCATCCAGGGTACGGGTTCCTTTCGGAGAACAGCGACTTTGCGGAAGCGTGCGAGGCGTGCGGGATCACGTTCATCGGGCCGAGCCCGCGGGCCATTGAGCTCATGGGCGATAAGTCGACAGCGAAGATGACCATGCGCAGGGCCGGCGTGCCGACGGTGCCGGGCAGCGAGGGCCTCGTGGAGTCCTTGGAAGAGGCGCTCGCCATCGCGAATGCCATCGGCTATCCGCTGATCATCAAGGCCACCGCGGGAGGCGGCGGCCGCGGGATCCGGGTGGTGCGCGACGAGCCGGAGCTCCGGAAAGCGTACGACCAAGCCCGCAGGGAAGCGGAGGCGTCGTTCGGCAATCCAGGCATCTACATCGAAAAGTACATTGAGCGGATGCGCCACGTGGAGATTCAGATCCTGGCGGATCGACACGGCAACGTGATTCACCTCGGGGAACGCGACTGTTCCGTACAGCGCCGCCTTCAGAAACTCGTCGAAGAGTCGCCGTGTCCCGTCATGACGGAAGAGAAGCGGCAGGAGATGGGAGACGCCGCGGTGCGGGCCGCTCGGGCCGTGGACTACGTAGGCGCGGGCACCGTCGAGTTTATCTACACACCGGATGGCGATTTCTACTTCATGGAGATGAACACGCGCATTCAGGTCGAGCATCCCGTGACCGAGTGGGTGACCGGTGTCGATCTCGTCCGCGAAATGATCCTGGCGGCGGCCGGCGAACCTCTCTCGGTCAAACAGGAGGACATCGTGCTGCGAGGCCACGCCATCGAATGCCGGATCAACGCGGAGGATCCGTTCCGCCAGTTCGCGCCTTCGCCGGGGACCATCCGATCGTATTTGGCGCCGTCCGGCCCCGGCGTGCGTGTGGATTCCGCCTGTTACCCAGGCTACACCATCCCGCCGTACTACGACTCCATGGTTGCCAAGCTCATCGTGTGGGCGCCGACGCGCGATCAGGCCATCGCCCGGATGTTGTCCGCGCTCAGCGAGTATGAGATTGAGGGCATCCAGACGACCATTCCGTTTCATATGGCGCTCCTCCAGAACGAGCGTTTTCGAAAAGGCGACGTATCGACTCGATTTTTGGAGGAAAATCCAATACTCTAG
- the accB gene encoding acetyl-CoA carboxylase biotin carboxyl carrier protein — protein MLTMEEIRELIRLLDDSTLTELELEFEDGKVRLAKRAEIVSYTVPQVAMPVAQAAPAPSAAPHSGSAAPAAAEDPGLHVITSPMVGTFYRAPAPDAPPFVDVGSQVGPKTVVCIIEAMKLMNEIEAEVSGEIVEILAENGQLVEYGQPLFKVRRT, from the coding sequence TTGCTGACGATGGAAGAAATTCGTGAGCTGATTCGCTTGCTGGACGACAGCACGCTGACCGAGTTGGAACTCGAGTTCGAGGACGGGAAGGTGAGATTGGCCAAGCGGGCCGAGATCGTCTCGTACACGGTGCCGCAGGTGGCGATGCCTGTCGCGCAGGCCGCGCCCGCGCCATCGGCCGCGCCGCATTCCGGGAGCGCGGCTCCCGCGGCGGCCGAGGACCCGGGTTTGCACGTGATCACGTCGCCGATGGTGGGCACGTTTTATCGGGCGCCGGCGCCGGATGCCCCTCCGTTCGTCGATGTTGGTTCGCAGGTCGGGCCGAAGACGGTCGTGTGCATCATTGAGGCGATGAAGTTGATGAACGAGATCGAGGCCGAGGTCTCTGGCGAGATCGTCGAGATCTTGGCGGAAAACGGGCAGTTGGTCGAGTACGGTCAGCCCCTGTTCAAGGTGCGCCGCACCTGA